The genomic window TAACAGTGTTTCCAAATCCAACCACTTCAGTCTTGAATATTAACTTTTCAGAAACAGTAACTATTGACAAAATTGTTATTGTTGATGTTACAGGAAGAGTTGTGCTTCAAGAAGAAGCTAATAAATCACAAATAAATGTGGAAAAACTAGCAGCAGGTCTTTACATAATTGAAGTATATTCAGGAAATGAAAAATTTACAAGTAAATTTATTAAAGAGTAAATGGTTTTAGTATTAATAACTACTTGTAGGTATTATTTCTTAAAAAATCCATCAGGTCTTGCCATTAGACTTGATGGATTTTTTTTAATTTAGCAAAATGAAAAACATCATCATCACAGGAACATCCAGAGGAATTGGCTATGAACTGGCATTGCAGTTTGCCAATGCTGGACATAATGTACTAGCCATCTCGAGAAAAATACCTCAAGCACTCATCGAGAACCAAAATATAACTTGCCTTTCTGTCGATTTATCCAATGAAAATGAACTGCAAAAGGTAGAAAATTTTCTTTCTAAAACTTGGGAAAAAGTAGATGTAATAATCCACAATGCAGGAGCTTTATTGCTTAAACCTTTTGCAGAAACTTCTCAAAATGATTTCGAAAGTATTTATAAAGTCAATGTTTTTGGCGTTGCTAATTTAACGCGAGTTTGTTTGCCCTATTTACAAAAAGGGAGTCATGTTGTAACGATTAGTTCGATGGGAGGCATTCAAGGAAGCTTGAAATTCGCAGGATTGGCAGCGTATAGTTCGAGTAAAGGAGCGGTAATTACGTTGTCGGAATTATTAGCAGAAGAATACAAAGAAAAAGGAATTTCTTTTAATGTTTTGGCACTTGGTGCTGTTCAAACTGAAATGTTACAAGAAGCATTTCCAGGCTATGAAGCTCCAATTTCAGCCAGCGGAATGGCAGATTACATTTTTGATTTTGCTTTGACGGGCAATAAATATTACAACGGAAAAGTATTGTCTGTTTCATCTTCAAATCCGTAAAAATTAAAATTCCAAAATATAAAATCCAAATTCCAAAACGCACAATTTGTCCGATACGTTATCAAAATATTTGCCTGAACACGCCGTTAAGCCAGTTTTTGAATTGATTGTTACGAATCAAGTTCATCTCAAAATTGTCAATGAGAGGCAAACTCGTCATGGCGATTACCGAAAAGGGTTGAGTGGCAAACACGAAATCACAGTCAATGCTAACTTGAATAAATACCGATTTCTGATTACTTTAGTACATGAAATTTCACATTTGGTTGCTTTCGAAAAATTTGGAAGAAACATCAAGCCTCACGGAAACGAATGGAAAATTACTTTCCAAAGATTGATGATTCCGTTTATTCGGCCAGAAATATTTCCCAATTCTGTTTTGCCATTAGTAGCCAATCATTTCAGAAATCCAACCGCTAGTAGCGACACCGATGCCCGACTAGCTTTTGCATTAAAACAATTTGACGAAAGAAAAGCCGATGTTCATTATATTCACGAAGTGCCTTCAGGAAGTTTATTTCGAATTAAAAATGGAAGGATTTTTAAAAAAAATGGACTTCGAACCAAACGATATGAATGTATTGAAGTGAATACAGGAAGGTTGTTTTTGTTCAATGCTAATGCCGAAGTAGAAATAATTCCAGGTTAATGTTAGTTGAACGTTAAAAAATGTCGTTTTAACGAAAGATAGACGACAATTGCCATTTTGATGCTTTGGTTTGAATTATAATAAATACATTTGCAACCATTAAGATTGATATTTATAAAATAAAGATATAAAAATGAATAAAAATTATTACGCAATTATAATGGCAGGTGGAGTTGGATCCCGATTTTGGCCAGTAAGTACAACTGAATTTCCAAAACAATTCCACGATATGTTAGGTGCTGGAGATACCTTAATCCAAAAGACTTTCAGCAGATTATCAAAATTGATTCCTGTAGAAAATATTTTGGTTTTAACCAATGAAAAATACAATTCTATTGTTTTAGAGCAATTACCACTAATCAAACAAGAACAAGTTTTATTAGAACCAGCCATGCGAAATACAGCTCCTTGTATTTTATATGCTTCCCTAAAAATTCAAAAACAAAATCCAGATGCTGTAATGGTTGTCGCACCAAGCGATCACTGGATTGAAGACGAAAATGCTTTTACAGCTAATTTGCAACAATGTTTTGATTTTAGTGCCAAAGAAAATGCGTTGATGACTTTAGGAATTCAACCTACTTTTCCTAACACCGGTTTTGGTTATATTGAATACGACAAAACGGATTCAAATTCAATTAAAAAAGTATCCCAATTTCGTGAAAAACCAGATTATGAAACTGCTAAATCATTTTTGCAAAGTGGTAATTTCTTGTGGAATGGTGGAATTTTTATCTGGAGTGTGAAGTCGATAACTGAAGCTTTCGAGAAATCACAACCACAAATGAATGCCTTATTTCAAAAAGGATTAGCGAGTTATAATACTTCAGCCGAAAAAACTTTTATTGAAGAAAATTACGCATTAGCCGAAAATATTTCTATTGATTATGCCGTGATGGAAAGTGCAAAAAATGTGTATGTGTTACCAGCAACTTTCGATTGGAATGATCTTGGAACTTGGGGGTCTCTTCACGAAAAATTAGATAAAGATGACAATAATAATGCAGTCGTAAATGCTACTGTTTTATTAAATAATTCATCAAGCAACATCATTAGTACTGCCAAAGACAAATTAGTAATCATTGATGGATTAGAAGATTTTATCGTTGTAGATAAAGATAATGTTTTGTTGATTTATCCAAAAAGCAAAGAACAAGAAATAAAATCAATTGTTAGTCAACTGAAAAAGTAACAATAGAAACCAAATAATAAGACTTATGTCCATCAAAAAAGGGTTTAACTAAAGTTAAACCCTTTTTTTGTACTCTTTTGTGAAATAAAATTTACTTCACAAAATCAATAGCTTTTGCTAAAGCCTCTTTGATTCCTGAAACATTTTTCCCTTTTCCAGAGGCAAAAAACGGTTGCCCTCCACCATTTCCGTCGATGTACTTACTTAATTCTCTGATGACATTTCCAGCATTTAAAGATTTTTCTGCTACTAATTCTTTTGAAATATAGCAGTGAAT from Flavobacterium eburneipallidum includes these protein-coding regions:
- a CDS encoding SDR family NAD(P)-dependent oxidoreductase — encoded protein: MKNIIITGTSRGIGYELALQFANAGHNVLAISRKIPQALIENQNITCLSVDLSNENELQKVENFLSKTWEKVDVIIHNAGALLLKPFAETSQNDFESIYKVNVFGVANLTRVCLPYLQKGSHVVTISSMGGIQGSLKFAGLAAYSSSKGAVITLSELLAEEYKEKGISFNVLALGAVQTEMLQEAFPGYEAPISASGMADYIFDFALTGNKYYNGKVLSVSSSNP
- a CDS encoding SprT-like domain-containing protein; protein product: MSDTLSKYLPEHAVKPVFELIVTNQVHLKIVNERQTRHGDYRKGLSGKHEITVNANLNKYRFLITLVHEISHLVAFEKFGRNIKPHGNEWKITFQRLMIPFIRPEIFPNSVLPLVANHFRNPTASSDTDARLAFALKQFDERKADVHYIHEVPSGSLFRIKNGRIFKKNGLRTKRYECIEVNTGRLFLFNANAEVEIIPG
- a CDS encoding mannose-1-phosphate guanylyltransferase — encoded protein: MNKNYYAIIMAGGVGSRFWPVSTTEFPKQFHDMLGAGDTLIQKTFSRLSKLIPVENILVLTNEKYNSIVLEQLPLIKQEQVLLEPAMRNTAPCILYASLKIQKQNPDAVMVVAPSDHWIEDENAFTANLQQCFDFSAKENALMTLGIQPTFPNTGFGYIEYDKTDSNSIKKVSQFREKPDYETAKSFLQSGNFLWNGGIFIWSVKSITEAFEKSQPQMNALFQKGLASYNTSAEKTFIEENYALAENISIDYAVMESAKNVYVLPATFDWNDLGTWGSLHEKLDKDDNNNAVVNATVLLNNSSSNIISTAKDKLVIIDGLEDFIVVDKDNVLLIYPKSKEQEIKSIVSQLKK